Proteins found in one Neomonachus schauinslandi chromosome 1, ASM220157v2, whole genome shotgun sequence genomic segment:
- the LOC110584777 gene encoding 60S ribosomal protein L27a-like, giving the protein MPSRLRKTRKLRGHVSHGHGRIGKHRKHPGGRGNAGGMHHHRINFDKYHPGYFGKVGMRHYHLKRNQSFCPTVNRDKLWTLVSEQTQVNAAKTKTGAAPIIDVVRLGYYKVLGKGKLPKQPVIVKAKFFSRRAEEKIKGVRGACVLGA; this is encoded by the coding sequence ATGCCATCAAGACTGAGGAAGACCCGGAAACTTCGGGGCCACGTGAGCCACGGCCATGGCCGCATCGGCAAGCACCGGAAGCACCCAGGAGGCCGGGGTAATGCTGGTGGCATGCATCACCACAGGATCAACTTTGACAAGTATCACCCAGGTTACTTTGGAAAAGTTGGTATGAGACATTACCACTTAAAGAGGAACCAGAGCTTCTGCCCAACTGTCAACCGTGATAAACTGTGGACCTTGGTCAGTGAGCAGACACAGGTAAATGCCGCCAAAACCAAGACTGGAGCTGCTCCTATCATTGATGTGGTGCGATTGGGCTACTACAAAGTTTTGGGAAAGGGAAAACTCCCCAAACAGCCTGTCATCGTGAAGGCCAAATTCTTCAGTAGAAGAGCAGAGGAGAAGATTAAGGgtgtcaggggcgcctgcgtTCTAGGAGCTTGA